The Collimonas sp. PA-H2 genome contains a region encoding:
- a CDS encoding flavin reductase, whose translation MSNANQPSTPFDQREFRNALGTFTTGVTIITACQADGKLVGVTANSFNSVSLDPPLVLWSLAKSSNSLAAFEAAEHWAVHILSHDQDQLATHFSKRAHDKFAGLKVESGMGGAPLLAGCTTRMQCKTAYRYDGGDHIIMVGEVMNFEHSDIAPLVYQRGNYAIATRKELADEAEALIKATAASSSFDENSMSYLLGSAYFHLYGKLREFGAAKGLNDAEFFVLNTLAARDGRSLAELNRLFVYAGHTPLINVLDDMTARGLLQVVVDKGERNEHGLFYLTAIGRALAQEIGDSGKQTELELLHSLGAVDTIALRTLLRRFISLTDDGKLPLDEE comes from the coding sequence ATGTCCAACGCAAACCAGCCGTCAACCCCGTTCGACCAACGTGAATTCCGCAACGCCCTGGGAACCTTCACCACCGGCGTCACCATCATTACTGCCTGCCAGGCCGACGGCAAGCTGGTTGGCGTCACCGCCAACAGTTTCAACTCGGTCTCGCTGGACCCGCCGCTGGTGCTGTGGAGCCTGGCCAAGTCGTCCAACAGCCTGGCGGCGTTTGAAGCTGCCGAACACTGGGCGGTGCATATCCTGTCGCACGACCAGGACCAGCTGGCCACCCATTTCAGCAAGCGCGCCCACGACAAATTCGCCGGCCTGAAGGTCGAATCCGGCATGGGCGGCGCGCCCTTGCTGGCCGGCTGCACCACCCGCATGCAATGCAAGACCGCCTACCGCTACGACGGCGGCGACCATATCATCATGGTCGGCGAGGTAATGAATTTCGAGCATTCCGATATCGCCCCGCTGGTCTACCAGCGCGGCAACTACGCCATCGCCACCCGCAAGGAACTGGCCGACGAAGCGGAAGCCTTGATCAAGGCTACCGCCGCCTCTAGCAGCTTCGACGAAAACTCGATGAGCTACCTGCTCGGCAGCGCGTATTTCCATCTGTATGGCAAGCTGCGCGAATTCGGCGCCGCCAAGGGCTTGAACGATGCCGAGTTTTTCGTGCTGAACACGCTGGCGGCGCGCGATGGCCGTAGCCTGGCGGAACTGAACCGGCTGTTCGTGTATGCCGGCCATACGCCGCTGATCAATGTGCTGGACGACATGACCGCGCGCGGCTTGCTGCAAGTCGTGGTGGATAAAGGCGAACGCAACGAACACGGCCTGTTCTACCTGACCGCCATCGGCCGCGCCCTGGCTCAGGAAATCGGCGACAGCGGCAAGCAAACTGAACTGGAGCTGCTGCACAGCCTGGGCGCGGTCGATACCATCGCCCTGCGCACCCTGCTGCGTCGCTTTATTAGCCTGACCGACGATGGCAAGCTGCCGCTGGATGAGGAATAA
- a CDS encoding TatD family hydrolase, with amino-acid sequence MWIDTHCHLDAAEFGGEQAQVAAAAAEQQVKWIVIPAVERANFATVAALAAQLPNCSYALGIHPLYVEHADDSDLLALRAAIGAAMADPRFVAIGEIGLDFFVPGMDHGPLREKQEHFYVEQLKLAREFGLPVLLHVRRSQDILLKHLRRIKVTGGIAHAFNGSFQQAQAFIGLGFRLGFGGAMTFTRALQIRRLAAELPLDALVLETDAPDMSPAWLHPATNQPQQIPRIGAVLAELRGMPLADLAQATAANARAALPRLAALA; translated from the coding sequence ATGTGGATAGATACGCACTGCCATCTGGATGCTGCTGAATTCGGCGGCGAGCAGGCGCAGGTCGCCGCAGCTGCCGCAGAGCAGCAGGTCAAGTGGATCGTGATCCCCGCAGTGGAGCGAGCCAATTTCGCGACGGTGGCGGCGCTGGCTGCGCAACTGCCTAACTGCAGCTATGCGCTCGGCATTCATCCTCTGTATGTGGAACACGCCGATGACAGCGATCTGCTGGCCTTGCGCGCGGCCATCGGCGCCGCCATGGCGGACCCGCGCTTTGTCGCCATCGGCGAAATCGGCCTGGATTTCTTTGTACCCGGCATGGACCACGGCCCTTTGCGCGAAAAGCAAGAGCATTTCTATGTCGAGCAGCTCAAGCTGGCGCGTGAGTTCGGCCTGCCGGTGCTGCTGCATGTGCGGCGCTCGCAAGACATCCTGCTCAAGCATTTGCGCCGGATCAAGGTGACGGGCGGCATCGCGCATGCCTTCAATGGCAGTTTCCAGCAAGCTCAAGCCTTCATCGGCCTGGGTTTCCGGCTCGGCTTCGGCGGCGCCATGACGTTTACCCGCGCCCTGCAGATCCGCCGCCTGGCGGCAGAGCTGCCGCTAGACGCCCTGGTGCTGGAAACCGATGCACCCGACATGTCTCCGGCATGGCTGCATCCTGCCACCAACCAGCCCCAGCAAATTCCGCGCATCGGCGCCGTGCTGGCCGAACTGCGCGGCATGCCGCTGGCCGACCTGGCGCAAGCCACCGCCGCCAACGCCCGCGCCGCATTGCCGCGCCTGGCTGCCTTAGCCTGA
- a CDS encoding DNA internalization-related competence protein ComEC/Rec2, whose product MRSAIVGFLLGIVFLQMQAILPAIWLLACLALAAISLVCATYKIPYWQLKFSVRLLAGFACGFVWAALFAHYYLRHELAPEWEGRDVTVIGTIASLPSYFETGARFNFVVEKVVQQNGESPVIPKRLALAWYRNGDQEQTPQPLLTAGARWQLTVRLKRPHGSANPHAFDYEAWLLERNLRATGYVRGDQGASSGNRQLQPFVFSPGNLVQLMRGRLRERILDALPEHRYAGVLVALAIGDQRAIDQSDWEIFNRTGISHLVAISGLHITMIAGMFAAVMAALWRRSFFTNAALPLLLPTQKVAALSGALTALAYVLLAGFGIPAQRTLYMLLVVALALWSGRIASVSHVLCIALLVVLLVDPWAVLWPGFWLSFCAVGVILYTSVGRRPAARDDGNARISKWWQGLRAAGATQYAVTIGLLPLTVLLFGRVSLIAPLANALAIPLVGLVVTPLTLIASALPTPLSAWLWHAAHLLLEQLALLLGWLSALPFAVWQAPAPQAWTAGLALLATVWLLAPRGWPLRWLALTGWLPLLLDQGSRPPAGEMWVTALDVGQGMAVLVETADQRLLYDSGPYHSPESDAGNRVIVPYLKARGITALDALVISHVHNDHAGGALSVMDAVKVGTVYSSLPPQHPIVQAAADHQNCHAGQAWQWGEMKFEMLYPDIEQYQASAAQQKSKPHMVSCTLKVSHGPHAILLPGDIEAAQEQQLVARYGEDLKSTVLLAPHHGSGTSSTAAFLAQVDPQIVLFQVGYRNRFHHPKQQVVARYQERGTEGFRNDEGGAILLKFGDGVAVDTYRNQRRRYWYGR is encoded by the coding sequence ATGCGTAGCGCGATCGTCGGCTTCCTGCTTGGTATTGTCTTTTTGCAAATGCAGGCGATCTTGCCGGCAATCTGGTTGCTGGCTTGCCTGGCGCTGGCGGCGATATCACTGGTTTGCGCAACTTATAAAATCCCTTATTGGCAGCTCAAATTTTCCGTCCGCCTGCTGGCGGGTTTTGCCTGCGGTTTCGTCTGGGCGGCCTTGTTTGCGCATTACTATCTGCGGCATGAGCTGGCGCCGGAATGGGAAGGGCGCGATGTCACGGTGATTGGCACGATAGCCAGCCTGCCATCGTATTTTGAAACAGGCGCGCGTTTCAACTTTGTCGTCGAAAAGGTCGTGCAGCAGAACGGTGAATCGCCGGTCATCCCGAAGCGCCTGGCGCTGGCCTGGTACCGCAACGGCGATCAGGAGCAAACGCCGCAGCCGCTGCTTACCGCGGGAGCGCGCTGGCAACTGACCGTGCGCCTGAAACGGCCGCATGGCAGCGCCAATCCGCATGCCTTCGACTATGAGGCCTGGCTGTTGGAGCGCAATCTGCGCGCTACCGGCTACGTCCGCGGCGACCAGGGAGCGAGTTCGGGGAACCGGCAATTGCAGCCGTTTGTATTCAGCCCCGGCAATCTGGTCCAACTTATGCGCGGCCGTTTGCGCGAACGCATCCTGGATGCCTTGCCCGAGCATCGCTACGCCGGCGTGCTGGTGGCGCTGGCGATAGGCGACCAGCGCGCCATCGACCAGTCCGACTGGGAAATCTTCAACCGCACCGGCATCAGCCATCTGGTCGCGATCTCAGGCTTGCACATCACCATGATTGCCGGCATGTTCGCCGCCGTCATGGCCGCGTTGTGGCGGCGCTCTTTCTTTACCAACGCCGCCTTGCCGTTGCTGCTGCCGACGCAAAAAGTCGCCGCCCTGAGCGGCGCGCTGACCGCGCTCGCCTATGTGCTGCTGGCCGGCTTCGGCATACCGGCGCAACGCACCCTGTACATGCTGCTGGTAGTGGCGCTGGCCTTGTGGAGTGGCCGCATCGCCAGCGTTTCGCATGTGCTGTGCATCGCGCTCCTCGTGGTATTGCTGGTCGATCCCTGGGCGGTGCTGTGGCCCGGCTTCTGGCTGTCGTTCTGCGCCGTCGGCGTGATCCTGTACACCAGCGTCGGTCGCCGGCCGGCCGCGCGCGATGATGGCAATGCGCGCATTTCGAAATGGTGGCAAGGCTTGCGAGCGGCCGGCGCCACGCAATATGCGGTCACCATCGGCCTGCTGCCGCTCACTGTTCTATTGTTCGGCCGCGTCTCGCTGATCGCGCCGCTGGCCAATGCCTTGGCGATTCCGTTGGTCGGCCTGGTGGTGACGCCGCTGACGCTGATCGCCAGTGCGCTGCCGACGCCGCTGTCGGCCTGGCTGTGGCATGCCGCGCACCTGCTGCTGGAGCAATTGGCGCTGCTGCTGGGCTGGCTCAGCGCCTTGCCGTTTGCGGTATGGCAGGCGCCGGCGCCGCAAGCGTGGACAGCTGGGCTGGCCTTGCTGGCCACCGTGTGGCTGCTGGCGCCGCGCGGCTGGCCGCTGCGCTGGCTGGCGCTGACCGGCTGGCTACCCTTGCTGCTGGATCAGGGTAGTCGCCCGCCAGCCGGCGAAATGTGGGTGACCGCCCTCGACGTCGGCCAGGGCATGGCGGTGCTGGTGGAAACAGCCGACCAGCGCCTGCTGTACGACAGCGGCCCTTACCACTCTCCCGAATCCGACGCCGGCAACCGCGTCATCGTGCCCTACCTGAAAGCGCGCGGCATTACCGCGCTGGACGCGCTGGTAATATCGCATGTCCACAACGACCATGCCGGCGGCGCCCTGTCGGTCATGGATGCCGTCAAGGTCGGCACCGTATATTCATCGCTGCCGCCGCAGCATCCGATTGTCCAGGCCGCAGCCGATCACCAAAACTGTCACGCAGGGCAGGCATGGCAATGGGGCGAGATGAAGTTCGAAATGCTGTATCCGGATATTGAGCAATATCAGGCATCGGCCGCGCAACAAAAAAGCAAGCCGCACATGGTCAGTTGCACGCTCAAGGTCAGCCATGGCCCGCATGCCATTTTGCTGCCCGGAGATATCGAAGCCGCGCAGGAACAGCAACTGGTTGCCCGCTATGGCGAGGATTTGAAATCTACCGTGCTGTTGGCGCCCCATCATGGCAGCGGGACTTCATCGACGGCGGCGTTTCTGGCGCAGGTTGATCCTCAGATTGTGTTGTTCCAGGTCGGCTATCGCAATCGGTTTCATCATCCCAAGCAGCAGGTGGTGGCGCGCTATCAGGAGCGGGGGACGGAGGGATTTCGGAATGACGAGGGAGGGGCGATATTGTTGAAGTTTGGAGATGGTGTGGCGGTGGATACCTACAGGAACCAGCGTCGCCGGTATTGGTATGGACGATAG
- a CDS encoding DUF4262 domain-containing protein, which produces MDEGERKALADIETYGCHVINVFEENEMPPFTYSVGIGKSCGAPEIIVIGLKRELAHSIVNDYSRRVKSGERFVDGQMTSGFLVGFDCLFREVEQKNYHEYMGWDIWLYGGLSFKVLQLIYPSTSGIWPWDTEASAWLRVRQPLLCASAVQ; this is translated from the coding sequence ATGGACGAAGGTGAGCGCAAGGCATTGGCCGACATTGAGACGTATGGGTGTCATGTTATTAATGTATTTGAGGAGAATGAAATGCCGCCATTTACCTACTCCGTCGGCATTGGAAAATCTTGTGGTGCTCCGGAAATTATCGTCATTGGTCTCAAGAGGGAACTCGCTCATTCCATTGTGAACGATTACAGCCGCAGAGTGAAATCCGGTGAACGTTTTGTAGACGGCCAAATGACCAGTGGCTTTCTGGTGGGATTTGATTGTCTATTTAGAGAAGTCGAGCAGAAAAATTATCACGAGTACATGGGATGGGATATTTGGCTTTACGGTGGATTAAGCTTCAAGGTGCTGCAGCTCATCTACCCGAGTACAAGTGGTATTTGGCCGTGGGATACTGAGGCGAGCGCGTGGCTTCGTGTAAGGCAGCCTCTTCTTTGCGCGTCAGCAGTGCAATGA
- a CDS encoding low molecular weight protein tyrosine phosphatase family protein translates to MKRALFICSQNRLRSPTAEQVFSTWPGVESDSAGLGGDATVPLSTEQIEWATIIFVMEKAHRSKLSAKFKAYLGGKRIICLDIPDDYEYMQPELIKLLTARAGRLLMPS, encoded by the coding sequence ATGAAGCGAGCACTATTTATTTGCAGTCAGAATCGCCTAAGGAGCCCGACCGCGGAACAAGTTTTTTCTACCTGGCCAGGCGTTGAAAGCGATTCGGCCGGCTTGGGCGGCGACGCGACTGTCCCCTTGTCGACGGAGCAAATTGAATGGGCGACGATCATTTTCGTGATGGAGAAAGCCCATCGCAGCAAGTTATCGGCCAAATTCAAGGCCTATCTCGGCGGCAAGCGGATTATTTGCCTGGATATCCCGGATGACTATGAGTACATGCAGCCGGAGCTCATAAAACTGCTTACCGCAAGGGCAGGCCGGCTTTTAATGCCGAGTTAA
- a CDS encoding DUF5076 domain-containing protein: MRELTIPCENDGDENATEMARVWLGNGSCNISLLLGMYEDAEDSDIDELWAWGNILSDIAQHIANGLKQSHGWDETQTMSSLRKHFNAAIKERAPNLQGSYVDEH, from the coding sequence ATGAGAGAACTCACTATTCCATGCGAAAACGATGGCGATGAAAACGCAACCGAAATGGCCAGAGTCTGGCTAGGCAATGGATCATGCAATATCTCGCTATTGCTCGGAATGTATGAAGATGCTGAGGACAGCGACATCGATGAACTCTGGGCTTGGGGCAATATACTCAGCGACATCGCACAGCATATTGCAAATGGCCTAAAACAGAGTCATGGATGGGATGAGACTCAGACGATGTCAAGCCTGCGAAAGCATTTTAATGCGGCGATCAAGGAACGCGCGCCAAATTTGCAGGGTAGTTATGTAGATGAGCACTAG
- a CDS encoding MFS transporter: protein MKQLSPTQAIVIVAAIQFVYILDFIMLLPLGPDLARALAFPSDKLGWLAAAYTAAAVVSGLLSVRLLDRFDRRSVLLLAFGAVGLCTLAATFASNLTTLMLARGLTGLCGGPAIALGMAIIIDSTPPERRGRAIGKVMLGFSMAVIVGVPLALELARWGGWRLPFYAVAALAALVWLLAAWRLPSLRAHLEQPRKQPVSARSLLAQPAVRAACLVQALSQFSAFLVIPQFSAYLLLNLGFPRERLGMLYFAGGVTALVTVQLLGRLADRAGPLPAAAIASLAFCAGLAPFFDLGAMPLVLPFILFMAGNAGRNVTLAALTSQVPAPHERAGFMSLQNIVQDLAITAAAVASSLMLGETVDGRLTGMSVIALLSAVMAVAVLCALPRLRRPLVVAVST from the coding sequence ATGAAACAGCTGTCGCCCACCCAGGCCATCGTCATCGTCGCCGCCATCCAGTTCGTCTACATCCTCGATTTCATCATGCTGCTGCCGCTTGGCCCCGACCTGGCGCGGGCGCTGGCCTTCCCCAGCGACAAGCTGGGCTGGCTGGCGGCCGCCTACACCGCGGCCGCGGTAGTCTCCGGCCTGCTGTCGGTACGCCTGCTCGACCGCTTCGACCGCCGCTCGGTGCTGCTGCTGGCGTTCGGCGCCGTCGGTCTGTGCACCCTGGCAGCCACCTTCGCCAGCAACCTGACGACGCTGATGCTGGCGCGCGGCCTGACCGGCCTGTGCGGCGGCCCCGCGATCGCGCTCGGGATGGCGATCATCATCGACAGCACGCCGCCGGAACGGCGCGGCCGCGCCATCGGCAAGGTCATGCTGGGCTTTTCGATGGCGGTCATCGTCGGCGTCCCGCTGGCGCTGGAACTGGCGCGCTGGGGCGGCTGGCGCCTGCCGTTCTATGCAGTGGCAGCGCTGGCGGCGCTGGTATGGCTGCTGGCCGCATGGCGCCTGCCCAGCCTGCGCGCCCATCTGGAGCAGCCACGCAAGCAGCCGGTGTCGGCACGCAGCCTGCTGGCCCAGCCGGCAGTGCGCGCGGCCTGCCTGGTGCAAGCGCTCAGCCAGTTCTCCGCCTTCCTGGTGATCCCGCAATTCTCCGCCTACCTGCTGCTGAACCTCGGCTTTCCGCGCGAACGCCTAGGCATGCTGTACTTCGCCGGCGGCGTCACCGCGCTGGTGACCGTGCAGCTACTAGGCCGCCTGGCCGACCGCGCCGGCCCGCTGCCGGCCGCAGCCATCGCCTCGCTGGCGTTCTGCGCCGGCCTCGCGCCGTTTTTCGATCTCGGCGCAATGCCGCTGGTGTTGCCCTTCATCCTGTTCATGGCCGGCAACGCCGGCCGCAACGTCACCCTGGCCGCCCTCACCAGCCAGGTGCCGGCGCCGCATGAGCGGGCTGGCTTCATGTCTTTGCAGAATATTGTGCAGGATCTGGCGATTACTGCGGCTGCGGTGGCGTCCAGTTTGATGCTGGGAGAAACGGTGGATGGCCGGCTGACCGGGATGAGCGTGATAGCGTTGCTGTCAGCGGTGATGGCGGTTGCGGTACTGTGTGCCTTGCCGCGGTTACGTCGGCCGTTGGTCGTGGCGGTGTCGACGTAG
- a CDS encoding 3-deoxy-7-phosphoheptulonate synthase: MKRDQLVVDEESFLNLAGIDPMPSPAELRGLLPLDALAAQTVATGRRTVRNILERRDPRLLVVVGPCSIHDPAAGLEYARRLQQLAAELADTLYIVMRVYFEKPRTSIGWKGLINDPGMDNTFRIADGMQQARSFLLEVNRLGLPAAAEALDPVSPHYLGELISWVAIGARTTESQTHREMSSGLPMPVGFKNGTDGSVETAVNAILSTSRPHAFLGIDSDGRAAVIRTRGNVHSHLVLRGGSSRPNYDSVSVALAERALAKAKLAPNIVIDCAHGNSYKDHRLQAAVMTDLVQQIRHGNRSILGSMIESFLEAGNQPIPSDLAQLRYGCSVTDACVDWDGTAAMLREAAAQLRDSLPARIKPNTDTDTCTTGMQ; the protein is encoded by the coding sequence ATGAAAAGAGACCAACTTGTCGTCGATGAAGAAAGCTTCCTCAACCTGGCCGGCATCGATCCCATGCCCTCGCCCGCCGAGCTGCGCGGCCTGCTGCCGCTCGACGCGCTGGCGGCGCAGACGGTCGCCACGGGCCGCCGCACCGTGCGCAACATCCTGGAGCGGCGCGATCCGCGCCTGCTGGTAGTGGTGGGACCCTGCTCCATCCATGACCCGGCTGCCGGGCTGGAATATGCGCGCAGGCTGCAGCAGCTGGCGGCCGAACTGGCTGACACGCTATACATCGTGATGCGGGTGTATTTCGAAAAGCCGCGCACCAGCATCGGCTGGAAGGGCCTGATCAACGATCCTGGCATGGACAATACTTTCCGCATCGCCGACGGCATGCAGCAGGCCCGCAGCTTCCTGTTGGAGGTCAACCGGCTCGGCTTGCCGGCCGCCGCCGAAGCGCTCGATCCGGTCTCGCCGCACTACCTGGGCGAGTTGATCAGCTGGGTGGCGATCGGCGCCCGCACCACCGAATCGCAAACCCATCGCGAGATGTCGTCCGGCCTGCCGATGCCGGTCGGCTTCAAGAACGGCACCGACGGCAGCGTCGAGACCGCGGTCAACGCCATCCTGTCGACTTCGCGCCCACACGCCTTCCTCGGCATCGACAGCGACGGCCGCGCCGCCGTCATCCGCACCCGCGGCAACGTCCACAGCCATCTGGTGCTGCGCGGCGGCAGCAGCCGCCCCAACTATGACAGCGTCAGCGTCGCCCTGGCCGAACGCGCGCTGGCCAAGGCCAAGCTCGCGCCGAACATCGTCATCGACTGCGCCCACGGCAACTCTTACAAAGACCACAGGCTCCAAGCGGCCGTAATGACCGACCTTGTGCAGCAGATCCGCCATGGCAACCGCAGCATCCTCGGCAGCATGATCGAAAGCTTCCTGGAAGCCGGCAACCAGCCTATCCCGTCCGACCTGGCGCAGCTGCGTTACGGCTGCTCGGTGACCGACGCCTGCGTCGACTGGGACGGCACCGCCGCCATGCTGCGCGAGGCCGCCGCGCAACTGCGCGACTCGCTGCCGGCACGCATCAAACCCAATACTGATACCGATACATGCACTACAGGAATGCAATGA
- a CDS encoding isochorismate synthase, whose protein sequence is MNDRLHHAFLKQASAADLLQHYQTGATFFASPRRSLLAHGVKAVLPPCEASQLAAKAAAWLQEARQEGRPPAVLMGALPFRLDGSSASPYLYMPQQLASGAGVDNAVTALSQAEKSCGAQLSMTPLMQPTPEAYRGNVRSALAAIRDSRFEKTVLSRSLTLDAKIAVPALLQRLAARNLRGYTFAIDLADAAAARAGAHRTLIGASPELLLARYGRELVSHPLAGSIPRSADAAEDRRRADGLLQSVKDLHEHALVVDAVAAAMRPYCKNLKVPAAPSLLATPTMWHLGTELRGELADLATTSLEVALALHPTPAVCGHPAAPAAKFIADAEGFDRRYFAGLVGWCDSRGDGEWAVTLRCAEVGADSATLYAGAGIVAGSEPQLELLETSAKLRTMLAAMNLELMLEDEPAKATS, encoded by the coding sequence ATGAACGACAGACTTCATCATGCATTTTTAAAACAAGCCAGCGCCGCGGATCTGCTCCAGCACTACCAGACCGGCGCGACCTTCTTTGCATCGCCGCGGCGCTCGCTGCTGGCGCACGGTGTCAAGGCGGTATTGCCTCCATGCGAGGCCAGCCAGCTTGCCGCCAAGGCGGCAGCCTGGCTGCAGGAAGCCCGGCAGGAAGGCCGCCCGCCCGCCGTGCTGATGGGTGCGCTGCCGTTCCGCCTGGACGGCAGTTCGGCTTCGCCTTACCTGTACATGCCGCAGCAGCTGGCCAGCGGCGCCGGCGTCGACAACGCGGTCACCGCCTTGAGTCAGGCGGAAAAATCCTGCGGCGCCCAGCTGTCGATGACGCCTTTGATGCAGCCGACGCCCGAAGCCTACCGCGGCAATGTGCGCAGCGCGCTGGCGGCCATCCGCGATTCCCGCTTTGAAAAAACCGTGCTGTCGCGCTCGCTTACGCTCGACGCCAAGATCGCGGTCCCGGCCCTGCTGCAGCGGCTGGCGGCGCGCAATCTGCGCGGCTATACCTTTGCCATCGACCTGGCCGACGCGGCTGCAGCGCGGGCTGGGGCGCATCGCACGCTGATCGGCGCCAGCCCGGAATTGCTGCTGGCGCGCTACGGCCGCGAGCTGGTGTCGCATCCATTGGCTGGTTCGATCCCACGCAGCGCCGATGCGGCCGAAGACCGCCGCCGCGCCGATGGCTTGCTGCAGTCGGTCAAGGATCTGCATGAACATGCGCTGGTGGTCGATGCAGTGGCCGCCGCCATGCGGCCGTATTGCAAAAATCTGAAAGTACCGGCGGCGCCAAGCCTGCTGGCGACGCCGACCATGTGGCATCTGGGCACGGAGCTGCGCGGCGAACTGGCCGATCTCGCCACCACCTCGCTGGAAGTGGCGCTGGCGCTGCATCCGACGCCGGCGGTATGCGGCCATCCGGCGGCGCCGGCGGCCAAATTCATCGCTGACGCCGAAGGTTTCGATCGCCGTTACTTCGCCGGCCTGGTGGGCTGGTGCGACAGCCGTGGCGACGGTGAATGGGCGGTGACGCTGCGCTGCGCCGAAGTTGGTGCCGATAGCGCGACGCTGTATGCCGGCGCCGGCATCGTCGCCGGCTCCGAGCCGCAGCTGGAACTGCTGGAAACCTCGGCCAAGCTGCGCACCATGCTGGCGGCGATGAACCTGGAGCTGATGCTGGAAGACGAGCCGGCGAAGGCGACGTCATGA
- a CDS encoding (2,3-dihydroxybenzoyl)adenylate synthase → MSNADQLDYLPGFTPWPPEAAAAYRAAGYWTGETFGAMLRRRAQQYPSRLALVCGARRWSYAELDRRSDQLAAGFDRLGIRARDRVVVQLPNIAEFFAVCFALFRLGAVPVFALPAHRRTEIGYFCAHSEATAYIIADVEGGFDYRQLARQVQTGQAGLRYVIVVGEAEEFCALDSLYDEARTFPEPRADDVAFLQLSGGSTGLPKLIPRTPDDYLYSIRASAEICALTADSIYLCALPVAHNFTLSSPGTLGILYVGGCVVMARRASPDDAFPLIEAERVTVTSLVPPLAMVWLDAAGNSNSGRRHDLSSLELLQVGGAKFTTEVAQRVWPVLGCTLQQVFGMAEGLVNYTRYEDIEQLITSTQGRPISAADEVRVVDDEDRDVTPGEVGHLLTRGPYTIRGYYKAEEHNASAFTADGFYRTGDLVSRLPSGHLVVEGRAKDQINRGGDKVAADEVENHLLAHPNVHDVALVAMPDAYLGERSCAFVIPRGPVPRAMELTGFLRERGIAHYKIPDRIEFVDRFPKTGVGKVNKRVLRERIAEQLAKAGVHP, encoded by the coding sequence ATGAGCAACGCCGATCAGCTTGATTATTTGCCAGGATTTACCCCCTGGCCGCCGGAGGCCGCGGCGGCTTACCGCGCCGCCGGTTACTGGACTGGAGAAACCTTCGGCGCCATGCTGCGCCGGCGCGCGCAGCAATATCCGTCGCGCCTGGCGCTGGTGTGCGGCGCGCGGCGCTGGAGCTATGCCGAGCTGGACCGCCGCAGCGACCAGCTGGCGGCAGGTTTCGACCGGCTCGGCATCCGCGCGCGCGACCGGGTGGTGGTGCAGCTGCCGAATATCGCCGAATTTTTCGCCGTATGCTTTGCCCTGTTCCGTCTCGGCGCGGTACCGGTGTTTGCCTTGCCGGCGCATCGCCGCACCGAGATCGGCTATTTCTGTGCCCACAGCGAAGCCACGGCTTACATCATCGCGGATGTCGAGGGCGGTTTCGATTACCGCCAGCTGGCGCGCCAGGTCCAGACAGGACAGGCTGGCTTGCGGTATGTCATCGTAGTGGGAGAGGCGGAGGAGTTTTGCGCGCTTGACAGTTTGTATGACGAGGCGCGCACCTTCCCCGAGCCGCGCGCCGATGACGTCGCCTTCCTGCAGCTGTCCGGCGGCAGCACCGGCTTGCCCAAGCTGATTCCGCGCACGCCTGACGATTATCTCTACAGCATCCGCGCCAGCGCCGAAATCTGCGCCTTGACGGCGGACAGCATCTATCTGTGCGCATTGCCGGTGGCGCACAACTTCACGCTCAGCTCGCCGGGCACGCTCGGCATCCTGTATGTCGGCGGCTGCGTGGTAATGGCGCGGCGCGCCAGTCCGGACGATGCGTTTCCGCTGATCGAAGCGGAACGGGTCACCGTCACCTCGCTGGTGCCGCCGCTGGCGATGGTGTGGCTGGATGCGGCCGGCAACAGCAACAGCGGCCGGCGCCACGATTTGAGCAGCCTGGAGCTGCTGCAGGTAGGCGGCGCCAAATTCACCACCGAAGTCGCGCAGCGCGTGTGGCCGGTGCTCGGCTGCACCTTGCAGCAAGTGTTCGGCATGGCTGAAGGGCTGGTCAACTATACCCGTTACGAAGATATCGAACAGCTGATCACCTCGACCCAGGGGCGGCCGATTTCCGCTGCCGATGAAGTGCGCGTGGTGGATGACGAAGACCGTGATGTGACGCCGGGAGAAGTCGGCCATCTGCTGACCCGCGGTCCGTACACCATACGCGGCTACTACAAGGCGGAAGAGCACAATGCCAGCGCATTTACCGCCGATGGCTTTTACCGCACCGGCGACCTGGTGTCGCGCCTGCCGTCCGGCCATCTGGTGGTCGAGGGCCGCGCCAAGGACCAGATCAACCGCGGCGGCGACAAGGTGGCTGCCGATGAAGTCGAGAACCATTTGCTGGCGCACCCGAACGTGCATGACGTCGCCCTGGTGGCCATGCCGGACGCCTACCTGGGCGAGCGCAGCTGCGCCTTCGTGATTCCGCGCGGCCCGGTGCCGCGGGCCATGGAGCTGACCGGCTTCCTGCGCGAGCGCGGCATTGCCCACTACAAAATCCCGGACCGCATCGAATTCGTCGACCGCTTCCCCAAGACCGGCGTCGGCAAGGTCAACAAGCGCGTCCTGCGCGAACGCATCGCAGAACAGCTGGCCAAGGCCGGCGTCCATCCTTAA